The following nucleotide sequence is from Mangifera indica cultivar Alphonso chromosome 1, CATAS_Mindica_2.1, whole genome shotgun sequence.
AATTTGCATTTAGTAGTTGCAGACAAAATTCCTAGTTTTGATTAGAAGGGATTGGTGAGAAACATCAACACTTGTCAATTTGCAATTGTAAGGTAAGTAAGCTGcaaaattgcattaaaaatgaGTTCAACAAGAAATTAGCCTCATCTAGGTAAGAAGTTAAACTAATCAGAGTACTTCTACCAAGCTTCCCCACCTACATCTCACCCTCCACGAATCCTTCAACGTTTTTACTCTATAAAAACGTCTATTAGAGCAGTTTTCTTCCGCAGAAAACACGATAAACGAAATCCTCCGTTCTTCGTATTCACGAGCTTGCTTAATTATGGCTGCTGTTAAGGTTTCCATCTTGTTATCTTTGCTAGTAGCATTATCATTGTCAAGTTTTGATATGAGCCTTGCAGCTCGCCATCTTTTGGACACTCCAGTGGCACCACCTCCAGCATTGCCTACAATTCCACCGCTGCCGAAGGCCACATTGCCACCATTGCCATCAATCCCAACATTACCTAAGGCTACACTTCCACCTCTGCCTTCAACTCCATTGCCAACTCTTCCAAAACCAACGCTGCCTCCTTTGCCAAATCTAACCGTCCCAAAACTAACTCTCCCTCCATTGCCATCAACTCCTCTTCCGACCATTCCCACCAGAATTCCCTCAATTCCTTTGCTGTCTCCACCACCATCAAATTAAGTACTGGCTATCTTTTAGGATGCCATACCTCTAGTAGTCATTGGGTACTTTTTATCATTATACATCATTCCCATTGAGTGTGCTTGCAgtattattcattattattatcactATGTTTCTGGATGCAATGTCAACGTTTTGTTTATTAAtagcttttattttgtttaaatgatgAATAAATATGATCAgagttttggttgtttttgtcatatatatagaccctgttttttctttcttgatttagTCAAACTATAACTTAACCGTATAGTAATAATACGAAGGGAGAAATACAGCAACACTATCAGCTAAATGTCGTTAAAATCTAACCATATAAATATGACAAGAACGTTCTTTCTCCAATCCCACCTGTACAAAGAGGGATTATAATGAAATCCAATACAAAGAAAGTAAATTATGAAACACATGGAATATTTCAATCTTTTGAATTATCATCTCTCTCAAACATTAATGCACATCTATGGATCCTACATGGACACAAGGTTTTTTCCCGAACTGA
It contains:
- the LOC123192523 gene encoding protein PELPK1-like, coding for MAAVKVSILLSLLVALSLSSFDMSLAARHLLDTPVAPPPALPTIPPLPKATLPPLPSIPTLPKATLPPLPSTPLPTLPKPTLPPLPNLTVPKLTLPPLPSTPLPTIPTRIPSIPLLSPPPSN